From the Streptomyces sp. NBC_00654 genome, the window TCGGCGGCATCGACTGGATGCTGACCCACCGCTACGGCCCCGAACACACCCGGTTCGACAACGACTGGGACTGGGAGATCGGCTCCGCGCTGGCGCTCAACGACGCCTCGGTGCTGCTGTACGACGTGCTCGGCGCCGAGCGGCTGACCCGGATCACCACCGCGGTGCGGCACTACACCCCGGACCCGAACCTCTGGCGGGCCGACCGTCAGATCGCGACCGGCGCCAACCGGGTCTGGATCTCCACCGTCGTCGCCGTCAACGCCGTGCTGCGCGACGACAGCGACGCGCTGGCCCGGGTCCGGGACGCTCTTTCGGACGTCGAGGGTTCCGGTGCCAACAGCGTCCTCGCCTTCAACGGCACCGGTGGCGCGGCCGGCACCGGCGAGGGTTTCTACTCCGACGGCTCGTTCCTCCAGCACTACAAGCACCCGTACAACGGCGGCTACGGCAAGGAACTGCTCAACAACCTCTCCCGGCTGCTGAACCTGCTGGCCGGTACGGCCTGGAAGGTCACCGACCCCGATCTCGACAACGTCCGCAGCTGGGTCGACGACGGTTTCGACCCCCTGATGACCCGCGGCGACATGATGGCCTCGGTCTGCGGCCGGGAGATCGCCCGGCCCAGCAAGCAGGGCCATGTCTCGGCGCAGACGGTCATCGAGGCGGTGCTGCGGCTGATCCCGAGCTTCCCCGGCGAGAGCGGCGAACGGTTCACCGCACTGGTCAAGCAGTGGATCGCCGAGGACACCTACCGGGACTTCCTCGCGGTCACCGACCTGGCCTCGCTGGTCGCCGCCCGGAAGGTCATCGATTCCGCCGTGCCCGCCCGCGGCCCGCTGGTGGCGCACAAGCAGCACCCCCGGATGGACAAGGCGGCGCACCACAGGCCCTCGTTCGCGCTCGGTATCTCCGCGTACTCGACCCGGATCTACAACTACGAGTCGATCCAGAACGAGAACCTGCGCGCCTGGCACCTCTCCGACGGCATGGTGCTGCTGTACACGGACGACCTCGGGCACTACAGCGAGGACTACTGGCCGACCGTCGACCCGGCCAGGCTGCCCGGCACCACCGTCATCGCGGGCCGGCCGGCGGACGCGGCGGGCCAGCGCACCACCAGCACGGCCGACTGGGCGGGCGGTACCGCGCTGCCCGGGACGACACTCGGCGCCTACGGCATGGAACTGCGCGCGTTCGGCAGCACGCTGCACGGGCTGAAGAGCTGGTTCTGTCTGGACGATGTCATCGCGTGTGTCGGCTCGGGCATCACCGCGGACGCGGGCCGGGCCGAGACGGTGGTGGAGAACCGCAAGCTGCGCGACCCGAAGGCCGCGCTGCTGGTCAACGGTACGGCGGCGCCCACCGACGCGGGCTGG encodes:
- a CDS encoding polysaccharide lyase 8 family protein, translated to MNRGTTRGTSPTTPRTTPPGTTRRTVLAGAAALGAAAALPLALGGSAQAATGDAAALRVRWHTLLTGGPGLDQSDARIAAAVARIGRAATTAAKDLDPTRTDGLFPDLTSTTLSNHVTTSFKRLATAATAWAVPGTPQYGDSALRELLLGGIDWMLTHRYGPEHTRFDNDWDWEIGSALALNDASVLLYDVLGAERLTRITTAVRHYTPDPNLWRADRQIATGANRVWISTVVAVNAVLRDDSDALARVRDALSDVEGSGANSVLAFNGTGGAAGTGEGFYSDGSFLQHYKHPYNGGYGKELLNNLSRLLNLLAGTAWKVTDPDLDNVRSWVDDGFDPLMTRGDMMASVCGREIARPSKQGHVSAQTVIEAVLRLIPSFPGESGERFTALVKQWIAEDTYRDFLAVTDLASLVAARKVIDSAVPARGPLVAHKQHPRMDKAAHHRPSFALGISAYSTRIYNYESIQNENLRAWHLSDGMVLLYTDDLGHYSEDYWPTVDPARLPGTTVIAGRPADAAGQRTTSTADWAGGTALPGTTLGAYGMELRAFGSTLHGLKSWFCLDDVIACVGSGITADAGRAETVVENRKLRDPKAALLVNGTAAPTDAGWSAQLDKVRWLHVAGTGGYVFPTATTLRGLREERTATWREINLKYGTDTPVTRPYLTLWQDHGTAPSDAGYFYLQAPAASAERTKLLSAAPPVKLVAGSTAVHAVRRCADGLLAANFWTAGTAQELKADGPASVLVRPAGKTVTVSLSDPTQLRSSVVIELTGRGLTLASSDTGISAAPTADGIRITADTAAHHGATLNLTLKRS